From a single Rosa rugosa chromosome 7, drRosRugo1.1, whole genome shotgun sequence genomic region:
- the LOC133723284 gene encoding receptor-like protein EIX2, whose translation MCQESERRALLQLKQGLVDEFNVLASWGSKKDCCEWRGIACNNQTGHVITLNLSNNSSDDYIDAETSLRGEIDHSLLELRYLNYLDLSFNDFGGIMILKFIGSLTRLKELKLARANFSGHVPSQLGNLSNLHTLDLEGNSDVSFESLEWLSHLSSLRYLHISDIDLSGNRNWPQSLSKLTSVIELQLFECDLSVNLRSLSSINSSASFQALDLSFNSLNSSIFYWIANVSSSNLVHIGLRENDLQGPIPDVFTNMASLKFLDLSENQLEGGIPKFFQSLRSLESLHLEWNQFSQNIEESIKILSCADNTLMDLDLSQNRFWGSLGLDLTSFTELKFLSLSQNLLNGSLPESIGQLSSLESLDVSDNSALSINLSSNWNPPFQLNDLYMSSCKVGPAFPKWIQTQRNLTNLHINNAGLILDSLPEKFLDQFSGLEDLDLSLNHIHGKLPNFSTSLLKYVNLSSNLFSGALPSFPPTIQYLILSENKLSGPLSSLCATQAPNFFLLDLSVNLLSGELPNCWMQFPALELLNLGKNKFSGKLPISLGNLQLLWILRLHASIDISSNHLVGDIPENITSMLKLNSLNLSRNNLTGKVLEKFGNLNRLESLDLSRRQISGRIPSSFSSLNFLSVLDLSYNHLSGRIPLGTQLQSFNASAYMGNSGLCGPPLTQQCPGDGTTQNPGVTTGTEYDDDGIISMGFFVSTVLGFATGFWKVPAHY comes from the exons ATGTGCCAGGAAAGTGAAAGGCGTGCTCTACTTCAGCTTAAGCAAGGCCTTGTGGACGAGTTTAATGTTCTTGCCTCTTGGGGAAGCAAGAAAGATTGTTGCGAGTGGAGAGGAATAGCATGCAACAACCAAACAGGTCATGTCATCACTCTAAATCTCTCTAATAATTCTTCTGATGATTACATTGATGCTGAAACTTCTTTAAGAGGTGAAATTGATCATTCACTACTTGAATTGCGATATCTAAATTACTTGGACCTCAGTTTTAATGATTTTGGAGGAATTATGATTCTCAAGTTCATTGGCTCTTTGACTCGATTGAAAGAACTCAAACTTGCAAGAGCTAATTTTAGTGGACATGTTCCTTCCCAACTTGGAAACCTCTCTAATTTGCACACTCTTGATCTTGAAGGCAACTCTGATGTGAGCTTTGAAAGTCTCGAGTGGTTATCTCATCTTTCTTCCTTGAGATACCTTCACATTTCTGATATAGATTTGTCTGGGAATAGAAATTGGCCACAATCTTTAAGCAAGCTGACTTCAGTGATAGAGCTTCAGTTATTTGAGTGTGATCTCAGTGTCAATctaagatcactttcctctatCAATTCTTCAGCCTCTTTCCAAGCCCTTGACCTCTCTTTTAATTCTCTTAATTCTTCAATATTTTATTGGATAGCCAATGTTAGCAGCAGCAACCTTGTCCATATTGGTTTGAGGGAAAATGACTTACAAGGTCCCATCCCAGATGTTTTCACAAACATGGCTTCTCTAAAATTTCTTGACCTGTCTGAAAACCAACTTGAAGGTGGAATACCAAAATTCTTTCAAAGCTTACGCAGCTTAGAGTCCTTGCATTTAGAGTGGAACCAATTCTCTCAAAACATTGAGGAGTCTATAAAGATCTTGTCTTGTGCTGATAATACACTCATGGACTTGGACTTGAGCCAAAACCGATTTTGGGGTTCATTAGGGCTAGATTTAACAAGTTTTACAGAGTTAAAATTTTTATCTCTTTCCCAAAATCTGCTAAATGGTTCTCTACCAGAGAGTATAGGGCAACTTTCTAGCCTTGAA TCCTTGGATGTTTCTGATAATTCGGCTTTGTCTATCAATCTGAGCTCAAATTGGAATCCACCATTTCAACTTAATGATTTATACATGTCCTCTTGCAAAGTGGGCCCAGCTTTCCCCAAATGGATTCAAACGCAGAGAAATCTTACTAATCTTCATATCAACAATGCTGGATTAATATTGGACTCGTTGCCTGAGAAGTTCTTGGATCAATTTTCTGGCTTAGAGGACCTAGATCTTTCCCTGAACCATATCCATGGCAAATTGCCGAATTTTTCCACAAGCTTGTTGAAATATGTTAACTTGTCTTCTAATCTGTTTTCTGGTGCATTGCCATCATTCCCTCCAACAATCCAATATTTGATCCTCTCGGAAAACAAGCTTTCTGGACCCCTGAGTTCCTTATGTGCAACACAGGCTCCAAATTTCTTCCTTCTCGACCTTTCTGTAAACCTATTGTCAGGGGAACTTCCTAATTGCTGGATGCAATTTCCGGCATTAGAGTTGCTGAATTTAGGAAAGAATAAATTTTCTGGGAAACTACCAATCTCGTTAGGCAATTTACAATTATTGTGGATATTGCGTTTACATG CTAGCATTGACATTTCAAGCAATCACTTGGTTGGGGATATTCCTGAAAATATAACAAGCATGCtaaagttgaattctctaaacCTCTCAAGAAACAATTTGACAGGGAAGGTTCTTGAAAAGTTTGGTAACCTGAACAGGTTAGAATCTCTTGATTTGTCAAGACGCCAGATATCTGGGAGAATTCCTTCAAGTTTTTCGAGCTTAAACTTTCTTAGTGTCTTGGACTTATCATACAACCATTTGTCTGGAAGAATTCCACTAGGCACTCAACTTCAGTCTTTTAATGCTTCTGCCTATATGGGAAATAGTGGACTTTGCGGACCACCACTTACACAACAATGCCCTGGAGATGGAACAACACAAAATCCTGGAGTCACTACTGGTactgaatatgatgatgatggtaTCATAAGCATGGGATTCTTTGTCAGTACAGTGCTTGGATTCGCCACTGGATTTTGGAAA GTTCCTGcgcactactag